The following coding sequences are from one Rhinoraja longicauda isolate Sanriku21f chromosome 7, sRhiLon1.1, whole genome shotgun sequence window:
- the timm10b gene encoding mitochondrial import inner membrane translocase subunit Tim10 B, with amino-acid sequence MAAPGNPQQQQEVQQLRNLRDFLLVYNKMTESCFNKCVTNLNYRSLTQIEESCITGCAGKLIRTNHRLMSAYVQLMPAIVQKRLAEYERRAAAEAPAAPVAPAPSLEVASGAE; translated from the exons ATGGCGGCGCCCGGAAACCCGCAGCAACAACAAGAAGTGCAGCAGCTGCGcaac CTGCGGGATTTCCTACTGGTTTACAACAAGATGACAGAAAGCTGCTTCAATAAATGTGTGACCAACCTGAACTACAGAAGCCTCACTCAGATCGAG GAGAGCTGCATCACTGGGTGTGCGGGGAAGCTGATCCGCACCAACCACCGGCTGATGAGTGCGTACGTGCAGCTGATGCCGGCCATCGTGCAGAAGCGGCTGGCGGAGTACGAGCGGAGAGCGGCGGCGGAGGCTCCTGCGGCCCCTGTGGCCCCGGCCCCCAGCCTGGAGGTGGCGAGTGGAGCAGAGTGA